A region from the Candidatus Binatia bacterium genome encodes:
- the tal gene encoding transaldolase, with product MSNPLIDVQKYGQSIWYDNIRRGILTSGELKGLVDNDGLLGVTSNPAIFEKAVGGSDDYDGDLRTLVGNGVKEPMDLYEALAIEDIQLAADILHPVFVDTKGRDGYVSFEVSPYLAADTDGTVEYARRVHKQIGRENILIKVPGTPEGMPAIRTLIGEGISVNVTLLFSVSAYEDCAEAYIAGLEDAAAAGRDLSKIASVASFFISRIDSLADSRIGEALAQQEDAVKRRAIESLQGRIAVANGMIAYASYQETVAGKRWSALAAAGATSQRVLWASTSTKNPDYPKLKYVEELIGEDTVNTIPAATFDAYREEGHPTPALQTDWEAKLDEAREIMTALEKLGISMDRITDELLVDGVRQFSEAFGVLLASVESKRDAIVGN from the coding sequence ATGAGCAATCCTCTGATCGACGTGCAGAAGTACGGTCAAAGCATATGGTACGACAATATCCGCCGCGGGATTCTGACCTCGGGAGAACTCAAGGGCCTCGTGGACAACGATGGGCTTCTGGGGGTGACCTCGAACCCGGCCATCTTCGAAAAAGCAGTGGGCGGCAGCGACGATTATGATGGCGATCTGCGGACGCTTGTCGGCAATGGTGTCAAGGAGCCGATGGACTTGTACGAGGCTCTGGCGATCGAAGATATTCAGCTCGCCGCTGACATTCTGCACCCGGTATTTGTCGATACCAAAGGGCGCGATGGCTACGTCAGTTTCGAAGTCTCGCCCTACCTGGCCGCTGACACCGACGGCACCGTCGAATATGCCCGCCGGGTCCATAAGCAAATCGGTCGGGAAAATATCCTGATCAAGGTGCCGGGCACGCCGGAAGGCATGCCGGCGATTCGCACCTTGATCGGCGAAGGCATCAGCGTGAATGTGACGCTGCTTTTCTCCGTGAGTGCCTACGAGGATTGCGCGGAGGCTTATATCGCGGGTCTGGAAGACGCTGCTGCTGCCGGTCGCGACTTGAGCAAGATTGCGTCGGTGGCGAGTTTCTTCATCAGCCGGATCGATTCGTTGGCGGATTCGCGGATCGGCGAAGCCTTGGCGCAGCAGGAAGACGCGGTGAAGCGTCGTGCGATCGAGAGTCTGCAAGGGCGAATCGCGGTTGCGAACGGGATGATTGCTTACGCGAGCTATCAGGAAACGGTTGCCGGTAAACGCTGGAGTGCCCTTGCGGCAGCAGGCGCGACCTCGCAACGAGTCCTGTGGGCGAGCACGAGCACTAAAAATCCCGACTACCCGAAATTGAAATACGTCGAGGAACTGATCGGCGAGGACACGGTCAATACGATTCCGGCGGCGACATTCGATGCCTACCGAGAGGAAGGACATCCGACGCCGGCTCTGCAAACGGATTGGGAAGCCAAGCTCGATGAGGCGCGGGAAATTATGACCGCGCTCGAGAAGTTGGGGATTTCCATGGATCGGATTACCGATGAACTGCTGGTCGACGGTGTTCGGCAGTTCTCGGAGGCTTTCGGTGTGCTGCTCGCCTCGGTCGAGTCGAAAAGGGATGCAATCGTCGGCAACTGA